One stretch of Roseimicrobium sp. ORNL1 DNA includes these proteins:
- a CDS encoding autotransporter-associated beta strand repeat-containing protein, whose product MKSPKARNPYATSPRYFSRLGRVLVGLTWILAGSSVAFAQSQLIWDINSGTAGVQDGSGTWSTGSGNWLNQSTGTNTTWPSGTGTIAEFGNGTTGPSSSSRTITVNGTVGVAGMVFNPSSTDAAYIFNGGTIQFADGARIELLNGSTSSSGNKRVGFNSSLAGSNVTIAKVASTVTDPLLTTVQLFGNNTWTGTLTLADELNNTSEGMFVQVTANGVNNLDKVVVGDRVTLGINQAADYTVDMEIGVGSGARGAIRFDAASVAGGPIGGSISGQITLRGDSSISTNATATVGTVSGNIVESKPGSVLTINSAGGGTIILSGDNSFTGGVIINPGTLRLGSTGALNSAAPNVITFGAFATASTGVKILQLNGNSVAVGGLRVGNSGSTNNFVENASATAATLTIKNRLNNYSFAGVIRDGTGGGSLGVTKTGTGTQALTGANTYTGNTTVAAGTLTLNFATTANNVVNNTTNSSTLVTQGGTLRLEGGASVANSQRFNGLRVENGSSTIQLVQNATTPQNLLLSLGNITRTGGYVNFVLPTGTQSAVNGITATNAAGLLGTWATVNGEDWASVDAGGNVVAFTGYQNITNFSSGAGANGIIPDSPTAHVKILDGGTSGNVVLADANGTTDIASLVVDATGPTTIEINNYEDPGQGTLRIGKDGAIMLAAGAGALTIGDGSDVGGFVTAGGPTDNTAGNLVFYNYSTNAITVNADIVDNGTGAVTLVKNGSGLLVLNNTFSTYTGGTVFNGGTVQVKSDLALGAAPTSFDADNLTFNGGALQVVPLNSTTPFVLNSNRGITLLGGGGTITVAANNAIYNGIISGTGDLIKNGGSGVNGQLYLGGANTYTGETIVQAGAIVITHNQALGSTAGGTSVANTALIRLTDGIVVTGETLTINGSGNNQGALNLIGGTSAATAATATWAGDIVIGTARSRIGVDNFGTLNVAGVIRDGTANSIDFRSTGNGGVVLLSNNNTYTGGTGIVRGTLKLGVDNALPTGTILTVYTVSNTPTEAAETTAFDLNGYDQSIAGLNSVAPLGNIDVVIVTNSDAANLSTLTVDQATDQTYNGKITGNLALTKSGTGKLTLTNTYNATTPTASTSTYTGKTTISGGTLALTGTGNLEGTPWIQIDQGATFDVAGRTGGGYNLTNKVVSGSGTVTGNLTISGTSVIRPGGNSASATLAQAGSGTGTLTINGDLTLATGGTRSLLQLGGTSSSLFNPLSEGNAEYFDNASGGGLYDQIDINGTLNLSAGGTIKVEFTNGYFASAGDVFNLLDWMALGAGNTFTLADLDLSSVASWGGGLHFETDKFLSHGIIYVAVPEPSKALLLLTGVVWCGFRRRRRARG is encoded by the coding sequence ATGAAATCCCCCAAGGCAAGAAATCCCTACGCAACATCCCCGCGGTATTTTTCAAGACTCGGCAGAGTCCTTGTTGGCCTGACATGGATTCTTGCGGGCAGCAGTGTCGCCTTTGCGCAATCACAACTGATCTGGGATATCAACTCCGGCACTGCGGGCGTGCAGGACGGAAGTGGCACGTGGTCCACAGGGAGTGGCAACTGGCTGAATCAGTCTACTGGAACCAATACCACCTGGCCGTCAGGGACGGGCACCATTGCCGAGTTTGGAAACGGCACGACTGGTCCCTCCAGTTCTTCGCGAACCATCACGGTGAACGGCACCGTGGGTGTGGCGGGCATGGTATTCAATCCATCCAGCACTGATGCCGCTTACATTTTCAACGGAGGCACCATCCAGTTTGCGGATGGAGCGAGGATTGAGCTTCTCAATGGATCCACCAGTTCGAGCGGCAACAAGCGTGTGGGATTCAACTCATCTCTCGCTGGAAGCAATGTCACCATCGCCAAAGTGGCAAGCACGGTGACAGACCCGTTGCTCACGACGGTGCAGCTCTTCGGAAACAATACGTGGACCGGCACGCTGACGTTGGCGGATGAGCTGAACAATACAAGTGAGGGCATGTTCGTTCAGGTGACTGCGAATGGGGTCAACAACCTGGACAAGGTGGTGGTAGGTGATCGCGTGACGCTCGGAATCAACCAGGCTGCCGACTACACGGTCGACATGGAGATCGGCGTTGGCTCTGGCGCACGTGGCGCCATCCGCTTCGACGCGGCCAGCGTTGCGGGGGGGCCTATTGGCGGATCCATATCCGGTCAGATCACACTTAGAGGCGATTCATCCATCTCGACAAATGCGACAGCTACCGTTGGCACCGTTTCGGGGAACATTGTCGAATCAAAACCCGGTTCGGTATTGACGATCAACAGTGCAGGCGGCGGAACCATCATCTTGAGCGGCGACAACAGCTTCACGGGAGGTGTGATCATCAATCCCGGAACTCTTCGCTTGGGGAGCACAGGCGCCCTGAACTCCGCAGCACCCAATGTGATCACCTTTGGTGCCTTTGCCACGGCTTCGACCGGAGTGAAAATCCTGCAGTTGAATGGCAATAGCGTCGCGGTCGGAGGCCTGCGAGTTGGCAACTCCGGATCGACCAACAACTTCGTGGAGAACGCGAGCGCGACAGCGGCAACCTTGACCATCAAAAACCGGCTGAACAACTACAGCTTCGCTGGCGTGATCCGCGATGGGACAGGCGGCGGGTCTCTCGGGGTGACGAAGACTGGAACTGGCACGCAGGCACTCACTGGAGCGAACACCTATACTGGGAACACCACGGTGGCGGCAGGCACGCTCACGCTAAACTTTGCGACGACGGCGAACAACGTGGTGAACAACACCACCAACAGTTCCACTCTTGTCACGCAGGGTGGCACGTTGCGTCTTGAAGGCGGAGCTAGCGTGGCGAACAGCCAGCGCTTCAATGGGCTCCGGGTGGAGAATGGATCCTCGACGATCCAGCTCGTACAGAATGCGACAACACCCCAGAATCTGTTGCTTTCCTTGGGGAACATCACGCGCACCGGAGGCTATGTGAACTTCGTGCTGCCGACTGGCACGCAAAGCGCAGTGAATGGCATCACCGCCACGAATGCCGCAGGCCTGCTCGGCACGTGGGCCACGGTGAATGGCGAAGACTGGGCCTCGGTGGATGCCGGCGGCAACGTGGTCGCATTTACCGGGTACCAGAACATCACGAACTTCTCCTCAGGCGCCGGAGCCAACGGAATCATCCCGGACAGTCCCACGGCTCATGTGAAGATCCTCGATGGAGGTACCAGTGGGAATGTGGTGCTGGCGGACGCGAACGGAACGACTGACATCGCTTCCCTGGTGGTGGATGCCACTGGGCCGACGACCATCGAGATCAATAACTATGAAGATCCCGGGCAGGGAACGCTTCGCATCGGAAAGGATGGCGCGATCATGCTCGCCGCCGGAGCGGGTGCACTTACCATTGGTGACGGATCGGATGTAGGAGGTTTTGTGACTGCTGGCGGACCCACGGATAACACGGCCGGGAATCTGGTGTTCTACAACTACTCCACCAATGCGATCACGGTGAATGCCGACATTGTGGACAACGGAACCGGTGCCGTGACGTTGGTGAAGAATGGATCGGGTCTGCTGGTGCTGAACAACACCTTCAGCACGTACACTGGCGGGACGGTCTTCAACGGAGGGACGGTGCAGGTGAAAAGTGATCTTGCCTTGGGGGCCGCGCCCACGAGTTTCGATGCTGACAACCTTACCTTCAATGGTGGTGCGCTCCAAGTTGTGCCGCTGAACTCCACCACCCCGTTCGTCTTGAATAGCAATCGGGGGATCACGCTGCTGGGTGGTGGTGGAACGATCACGGTCGCTGCCAATAATGCCATCTATAACGGAATCATCAGCGGTACGGGCGACCTTATCAAAAACGGTGGATCGGGCGTGAACGGGCAGTTGTATCTGGGTGGAGCCAACACCTACACGGGTGAGACCATTGTGCAGGCAGGTGCCATCGTGATTACCCACAATCAGGCCCTGGGGTCTACTGCAGGAGGCACTTCGGTTGCCAACACGGCACTGATCCGGCTGACCGATGGGATTGTGGTCACGGGAGAAACGCTCACGATCAACGGTAGCGGCAACAACCAGGGGGCCTTGAATCTCATTGGTGGGACTTCCGCCGCAACGGCTGCCACCGCGACCTGGGCGGGTGACATCGTTATCGGTACCGCAAGATCCCGCATTGGCGTGGACAATTTTGGCACGCTGAACGTGGCAGGGGTCATCCGGGATGGCACCGCCAACTCGATTGATTTTCGGTCGACTGGAAACGGCGGCGTGGTGCTGCTTTCCAACAACAACACCTACACAGGTGGCACGGGCATTGTCCGCGGCACCTTGAAACTGGGAGTCGATAATGCCCTGCCGACGGGAACCATCCTGACGGTTTATACGGTGAGCAACACTCCGACCGAAGCGGCTGAGACGACCGCATTCGATCTCAATGGATATGACCAGTCCATCGCCGGGCTCAACAGTGTCGCGCCTCTGGGGAATATTGATGTCGTGATCGTGACCAATTCCGACGCGGCGAACCTGTCCACGCTCACGGTCGATCAAGCCACGGACCAGACCTACAACGGCAAGATCACCGGAAACCTCGCACTTACCAAGTCGGGCACCGGCAAGCTGACGCTCACGAATACCTACAACGCGACCACGCCAACGGCGAGCACCAGTACATACACCGGCAAGACCACGATCAGCGGCGGTACGCTCGCTCTGACGGGAACAGGCAATCTGGAAGGCACACCGTGGATCCAGATTGATCAGGGGGCGACCTTCGATGTGGCGGGACGCACGGGTGGTGGGTACAACCTCACGAACAAGGTGGTATCCGGCTCCGGTACTGTGACTGGTAATCTTACCATCAGCGGCACGAGCGTCATCCGGCCGGGCGGCAACAGCGCGAGTGCCACGCTCGCCCAAGCAGGCAGCGGCACGGGAACGCTGACGATCAATGGTGACCTGACGCTGGCCACGGGTGGCACCCGTTCGCTTCTTCAGCTGGGCGGCACGAGCAGCAGTCTCTTCAATCCCCTCTCCGAAGGGAATGCTGAATACTTCGACAACGCGAGTGGCGGTGGACTCTACGACCAGATTGACATCAACGGCACGCTGAACCTGAGCGCGGGCGGCACCATCAAGGTGGAGTTTACGAACGGCTATTTCGCGAGCGCAGGCGATGTGTTCAACCTTCTGGACTGGATGGCCCTGGGAGCAGGCAACACCTTCACCCTGGCTGATCTCGATCTCAGTTCAGTGGCTTCGTGGGGTGGTGGGCTTCACTTTGAGACCGACAAGTTCCTCTCCCACGGAATTATTTATGTGGCGGTGCCTGAACCTTCGAAGGCGCTGCTGTTGCTCACCGGAGTGGTTTGGTGTGGCTTCCGCCGTCGGCGGCGGGCGCGGGGATAG